The Mauremys mutica isolate MM-2020 ecotype Southern chromosome 1, ASM2049712v1, whole genome shotgun sequence genome has a segment encoding these proteins:
- the TEAD4 gene encoding transcriptional enhancer factor TEF-3, translating to MQSMATMSSAQIISATAFHSKMVLPGLPRPAYPAVSGFWQGALPGQAGSSHDVKPFSQQTYAVQPPLPLPGFESPAGLSPSPSAPPWQGRRVASSKLWMLEFSAFLEQQQDQDTYNKHLFVHIGQSSPSYSDPYLEAVDIRQIYDKFPEKKGGLKELFEKGPPNAFFLVKFWADLNTNIEDESRSFYGVSSQYESPENMIITCSTKVCSFGKQVVEKVETEYAHYENGHYSYRIHRSPLCEYMINFIHKLKHLPEKYMMNSVLENFTILQVVTNRDTQETLLCIAYVFEVSASEHGAQHHIYRLVKD from the exons ATGCAGAGTATGGCTACAATGTCATCTGCCCAGATCATCTCTGCAACTGCCTTCCACAGTAAAATGGTATTGCCTGGCCTCCCGCGACCAGCCTACCCTGCTGTGTCTGGG TTTTGGCAAGGAGCTTTGCCAGGCCAAGCTGGATCCTCTCACGA CGTGAAACCTTTTTCTCAACAAACCTATGCTGTTCAACCTCCACTCCCGTTACCAG GGTTTGAGTCTCCTGCTGGCCTCTCACCTTCCCCATCGGCTCCTCCTTGGCAGGGGCGAAGGGTTGCCAGCTCCAAACTTTGGATGTTAGAATTCTCTGCATTCTTGGAACAACAACAAGACCAAGACACG TATAACAAGCACCTGTTTGTTCACATTGGCCAGTCAAGCCCCAGCTACAGTGACCCCTACCTCGAGGCGGTGGACATCCGGCAGATCTATGACAAGTTCCCTGAGAAGAAAGGGGGCCTGAAGGAGCTCTTTGAAAAGGGGCCACCCAATGCCTTCTTCCTTGTCAAGTTCTGG GCTGATTTGAACACCAACATTGAAGATGAATCCAGATCTTTCTATGGTGTTTCCAGCCAATATGAAAGCCCAGAAAACATGATCATTACCTGCTCCACTAAAGTGTGCTCCTTCGGAAAGCAGGTGGTGGAGAAAGTGGAG ACGGAGTACGCACACTATGAAAATGGACACTATTCCTATCGCATCCACCGCTCCCCTCTGTGTGAATACATGATTAATTTCATCCATAAACTCAAACATCTCCCAGAGAAATACATGATGAACAGCGTGCTGGAGAACTTtactattttacag GTTGTGACGAACAGGGACACTCAAGAGACCTTGCTGTGCATAGCATATGTTTTTGAGGTGTCAGCTAGTGAACATGGTGCCCAGCATCACATCTACCGGCTGGTGAAGGACTAG